A genomic region of Arachis stenosperma cultivar V10309 chromosome 9, arast.V10309.gnm1.PFL2, whole genome shotgun sequence contains the following coding sequences:
- the LOC130949870 gene encoding uncharacterized protein LOC130949870, whose product MSKPLQDTETRYSRLEKLAFALLTASRHLRQYFQAHPVIVRTDQAVKQVLQKPDLAGRMLAWSIELSQFDIKFEPRYAIKAQAMADFIAEMTLGNSTPESWKLHVDGSSNVTSGGVGVILENQNGVVIEQSVQYKFPVSNNQAEYEVLLAGLALAKEVGAEVLEINTDSQVVSSQINGDYQTRDPLLQQYLAKVNKLKEEFNHVTIRHVPRERNARADLISKLASTKPRHGNKSLIQEVIKSPSISTTASAYLTLSYQGSWTYPILQYLLKRTLPEDPKEEKRTKREAANYTVVAGQIYKRGFLQPLLKCVEPGDTEYILREIHEGCCGHHVGGKTLAQKIIRAGYFWPTVIRDSMQLVKNCDKCQRHANIHQAAPHQLSIISAERPFGTWRIDLVGPFPMAPGQLRYLIIGIDYYTKWIEAEPLAFITATQCRKFLWRQVITRFGIPEIVISDNGTQFADKKFREFLKRLCISHRFSSVEHPQTNGQVESANKIMVKGLKKRLDEAKGVWADELGSVLWSYRTTPQTATGETPFRLTYGTEAVIPVEIGDSSPRRTIGGNDEKAERDLTDEVRSIAHLRELALKQRVSLRYNHEVIRREFATDDLVLRRNNIGPPTPRRGKTHLQLGRTI is encoded by the coding sequence ATGAGCAAACCCCTACAAGACACGGAAACTCGCTACTCGCGCCTAGAAAAGCTAGCATTCGCCCTCCTCACGGCCTCCCGACATCTACGGCAATATTTCCAGGCCCACCCGGTGATAGTTCGAACCGACCAAGCTGTTAAACAGGTACTACAAAAACCCGACCTAGCGGGCAGAATGCTAGCATGGTCTATCGAACTATCCCAGTTCGATATCAAGTTCGAACCCCGATACGCGATCAAAGCGCAGGCCATGGCCGACTTTATCGCCGAGATGACACTGGGAAACTCCACCCCCGAATCCTGGAAACTACACGTTGACGGCTCCTCGAACGTCACTTCCGGAGGCGTCGGAGTCATTCTCGAAAATCAAAACGGAGTCGTGATCGAACAGTCAGTCCAATACAAATTTCCAGtctcaaacaaccaagcagaatacgagGTCCTCCTGGCGGGCTTAGCCCTAGCCAAAGAAGTCGGAGCAGAAGTCCTGGAAATAAACACGGATTCACAAGTAGTCAGTTCCCAAATTAACGGAGACTACCAAACACGAGATCCCCTACTACAACAGTACCTCGCCAAAGTTAACAAATTAAAGGAAGAATTCAATCACGTAACCATACGGCACGTCCCCAGGGAACGTAACGCCAGGGCTGACCTCATCTCTAAACTAGCCAGCACTAAACCAAGACACGGCAACAAATCCCTAATTCAGGAAGTCATCAAATCACCGTCCATATCCACGACGGCTAGTGCCTATCTGACACTTTCCTACCAAGGATCATGGACCTACCCCATCCTGCAATATCTCCTCAAAAGAACACTGCCCGAAGACCCCAAAGAGGAAAAACGGACAAAAAGGGAAGCCGCCAACTATACAGTCGTCGCAGGACAAATATACAAACGCGGATTCTTGCAACCCCTACTCAAATGCGTCGAGCCCGGAGACACGGAGTACATACTCCGCGAAATCCATGAAGGTTGTTGCGGCCACCACGTCGGAGGTAAAACCCTTGCCCAAAAAATTATCCGGGCCGGCTACTTCTGGCCCACGGTCATCCGAGACTCCATGCAACTAGTAAAAAACTGCGACaagtgccaaaggcacgccaaTATCCACCAAGCCGCCCCCCACCAGCTCAGCATCATATCGGCAGAACGGCCATTCGGCACCTGGAGGATCGACCTTGTCGGACCTTTCCCCATGGCACCCGGCCAACTCCGATATCTCATTATCGGCATAGACTACTACACTAAGTGGATCGAGGCCGAGCCCCTGGCCTTTATCACAGCAACCCAATGTCGAAAATTCCTCTGGCGACAGGTCATCACCCGATTCGGGATCCCCGAGATCGTCATCTCAGACAACGGAACCCAATTCGCCGACAAAAAATTCAGAGAATTCCTAAAACGACTATGCATATCCCACCGTTTTAGTTCAGTCGAACACCCCCAAACGAATGGACAAGTGGAATCCGCAAACAAAATAATGGTCAAAGGACTCAAGAAACGGCTCGACGAAGCCAAAGGAGTATGGGCGGACGAACTCGGATCGGTCTTATGGTCGTACCGCACGACCCCCCAGACAGCCACCGGGGAAACCCCCTTCCGATTAACATACGGCACGGAGGCTGTTATCCCAGTAGAGATAGGAGACTCCAGTCCACGAAGAACGATCGGGGGTAACGACGAAAAAGCAGAACGAGACCTCACAGATGAAGTAAGAAGCATAGCCCACCTCAGAGAGCTAGCCCTAAAACAGAGAGTCAGCCTAAGATACAACCACGAAGTCATCCGGCGAGAGTTTGCAACTGACGACCTCGTCCTACGACGAAACAACATCGGTCCTCCAACCCCCAGGAGAGGGAAAACTCACCTCCAATTGGGAAGGACCATATAG